Sequence from the Podarcis raffonei isolate rPodRaf1 chromosome 16, rPodRaf1.pri, whole genome shotgun sequence genome:
AGTTCTGGCCCAAACTGGCCCGGTCCAGCATGGGGGAGTTGCGGCTCCGGTTTGTGCTGGTTGAGAGGACGCTGTTCTGCAGAGGGGTAGAGACACTGAGTGAGCACAAGCCATTCACTGCCCACGcttcagagaaagagaaagggagttAAGCGGCTCCAGCCTGCTGCTTCTGCAGAGACTACCTGAGCTAGGCTACCTGAGTCAGCACCCAGGTCTCCCAGAGAGTCATAACATAGGgatagaggaagctgccttacacaagAGAGACGCGTAagggtccatcaagctcagtgtttcccaaacttgggtctctagctgtttttggactacaattcccatcatccctcgatagcaggaccagtgctcagggatgatgggaattgtagtccaaaggcagctggagacccaagtttggaaaatacTGATCTAGCTCAGTATATTGTCTTCCCTGTCAGCAGCTCTCTAGAGGCTGCAAGGGAGGCAGGGGATCTTTCTcaagcctacctggagataccagggattgaacctgggaccttctgcatgcagtacATATGTTCTACCACTTATTGGCCCTTTCCCCCAAaacaggaggctgccttatactgagaatGACCTACtgaggtccatctagctcagtattgtctagaattctccagagtttcaaacCACGAGTCATTCCCAGTTCTGCCCGGAGATGCTGTACCTTCCCCAAACTTTAATTCTGCACCCCCTCTTTTTTGTGGTCTTCCAATCCTCAAACTCCTCCTCTAAACTCTCAGAAGCGTGCCCTGGTTCCCTTCATCCCCGCTGACAGCTGAACAGAACCTCTGTGTTCAGAGGCAGGACTCATTTGAGGGCCAGCTCCTGGGAAGCAGCTCCTCGTGTGCTGTAATGGCACGTTCCCCCCCGCTGCTGCAGCAACCCTCTGAGCCGGAAGCGCACCTCCCTGCGTCATGAACATGAAGAAGCCACGACAAGACAAGAGTCCCTCCCCAGCCGCCCCAGAGCAAGAAAGGACTAACTGTGGAAGGTGTGGGGGTGCTCTTCTTCCTCTCGAGGCTGGGCAGGGGGCTGGCAGGCACTTTGACCGTGCTGCTGGCCTTGTTGCGCCCAGCCTCCCGCTCCTCTTCGGGCCGCTTGTTCTCTGCATTGGCTGCCTGTGTTTTCTTGGAGTACGAGGAGGATGTTGGGATGGTGGGTACTGTGGTGGGAAGAAGAGAGGGCCAgggagtgggggaagagagaagaagagtCAGCGTGGCGAGGTCTGCTTTGGGGAAGGGATACCCAGCAAGGGGAAGCGTGTGCTTTCTGGGCAGGACCCTGTTTCACaggtgtggaaggaaggaaggaaggaaggaaggaaggaaggaaggaaggaaggaaggaaggactctCTCTTCTAAGGAGTCAATGAGCAACTGGAAAATTCCCTGCACCCCAATGCGGGGAGAGGGAGATTAAAAACCGTCAGGAGTTTTAAATAACCTGCATGGCTGCAGTCATGAGCTACATAAAGCAGGAGGGAAAATATAACCGcgtaattaaaaacacacacacaaacatcccaGTTTAGTTTTCCAGCTCTCCTTGCTGGATCTCGGAATCTTAGTCCCCACAGTGCCTGGTGAATGTTGTAAAATAGCCCGTACGGATGCACATTCCCCATCTcacataaaaaaaattatgcctCCTTGTTGAATAGGcagacccagtcagatgagcagagtAGTAACAGGAGTAGTAGAAGTAGTAATAATGGTAATACAGTGGAACGTCAGGTTTCGAACATCTCTGTTgacgaacgtttcggaactcgaacgccgaaaacccggaaaaagctgcttccatttttgaacatgCCTCAGAAGATGAACTTCTGAGGCGGCTTCCGCATTGATTGTTCCATTTTgaggcttctgttttgagttttcgaacgtttcggaattCAAACGTTCTTCCGGAAccgattacgtttgaaaaccgaggttccactgtaatggcAGGGAACCCTCACTGTGGTCCCCCCTGAGCAagaaatgtggtggtggtgggatgactCACCCTGGTCGCTTAAGCGGCGTTGCTTGGGGTTGGCTGATACACTGCGCTGTACCTTGTGCGACGGGGAGGGGGCGGTGCTCTTGGCAAGTTCGGGTTGGGTCCGTGGCTTCAGGGTAATGCTATCGTTGTCAAGCTGGAAGAGATCAGGCAGGAGCACGAGGGCGGGGGGAGAAGAGGCTCACTCAGTGGGTGAAGCTCTGACCCAGGCATTCCATTCATGTAATCATTTATTTATATCAGAGATGAAGAACATACACACATTATTTATATGATCTCTACTCTTGGCTGAGGAAGAGGAGAATAGCAGTTCTTAACAGTTGCTGCTGGAGGGTGAAAATAGAAATTGGGGTGTGCTTGTGAACATTCTGAGATACAAAGCGCAGCCCCTCCCCTAGCCAAACTGCAGCCTGCCCACCTCCCTGCCCTGCTCAACAGCCAAACGAATGTGGCAGAACAGATTATACCATTTCAGCTCAAGGAAGCAAGCAAAAATTTAAGGGGCATTTGAAAAAAGGTATCACCCAACTGCAGACTGAAATAGTGCAGGTCATTCTGcatcaggtgtggagaacctccggccctccagaggttgctgaactacaactctcgtcagccctagccattggccatgcttgctggtgcCGAGGcaagttgtagttctgcaacctctggagggccagaggttcccccaaTCAGGTGTGTTCATGACAATGTATCTAATTTCAGGTGGTCTCCAGTGGTATTAAGCTTGCTCTTAAATTCTGTTCAACTGGTACTACAAACAGCGCTACAATATAGGTTTCAGATGCAAAGCCACTGGAAGTCTGCACACCTCAACAGATGAGGGTGCCATAAACTCCAACAACAAGCCTCCTCGTGTTGCAATGGGTCAGGGCttttggctgttaaccagaaggttggtggtttgagcccatctagggacggctgtgggcaggattcctgcattgcaggggattggtttagatgactctcagggccccttccaatgctacgattctatgattctaagcaatcAACAGGGAAGGCAGGCATCTAGTAGAGGCTGGTTTATCAGAGCGACTGGGGCAccacccaccaacctcagcctgcccacAGCCAGCCTGCTCTTGGCTGCCTTCCTACCTACAACCAGTCCAGGTGGGGTCCCTGCCTGCTGACTTCTTCCTCCTTGGTCTTGATGCTGTCCTTGCGGGacttggcagggaggaggaggatggtgaCCAAAGTAGAATTTGACGGCTCCGCCAGTCACTGACTCCGCCTCCACCTCCTGTTGTCCTCTCTACCTTCCGCCCTGCCAGTCCCAGGGGGCACCAACCTCTGCCGCAGACACCCAAAGGGACAGGTTCAGAACTGTGCTTTTGCACTTGGGAGTTTCACGCCAGTGCGTTTCCACTGATGGAGCTTCAATGGGGAAGTGCTACCGCTGAAGACATGCGAACACCCAGATGTTTGCAGCTCAGTCCCTCAAACGGAagccacacacgcacacaaacggACAAGGAACTCACCTCTGAATTTTTGTATCCTAGCAGCAGATATGTAGCCATGACTTCGTTATACTTCTGGCTGACTAAGGAGTCCTGGATTTCCTCCCGGGTATATCCCATGGAGATCATGAGCTCTGCAGGACAACGGAAGGGAGCACGCACAcacagggaaaggagagagacgGTCAGCGCGCCTTGAAgggtggataaataaataaaactgtgtttaaaagatgcatggagggagggagggaaatctgTGGGTACGCCCTGCAGGGAAACGATAGCCAAGCGCTTGCCCGGAAAGATCCTGCGCAGTAGCAGGTCACCATCGCAGGGCCACCCAATCACCCGCCCCGCCTCAGTGACACACCTGTCCGCCGGGGATCCTTGTAGTCGGGCAGAGGCTCCACGTAAGGCTTCAGTTCATCGTCCTCGTGACCCACATTCATCCAGCGGTCTTTCATGATTTGCTATGGAGAGGGTAAGGGGAAACGTTGGCTCAGTATGCGTGGGGTGGTGGTGACAATAGCGCAAAGGAgtgctttcttcctttttaatgttTTGGCGAGGATGGTCCCAGTTGCGTAACTGGAAGAGTTTCCTATTGGAAAACTGGAACCACTTGCGCAAAACGCAGGCTCTGCACACACCTCTCTCCCCGATGTTCACAGCAAGCTCCAAGCTGCGAGGAGATCTGGcccacctctccctctctccgcAAGTCTGGGTAATGCAATCCATGTCGCCACCCAAGCCCATGATTAATTCGTGAAAGACCATGGCATAATCAGCAAGCTCTCCCAGCTAGTGTACATAAAAAAACTGCAAATAACTAAAatccaaaaaaaatatatctatgGAAACATGTAAGCATGAGATAAttataattaaaatacaaataaaaatcagATAGGCTTTTATGAATATAGGTAACAAAATTAGATGTCTGGTTAGGATtactaaaattaaaaaaaaaaggtttcagcAGGCAACTAAATATATATACAGCAAAGGTGTCTGCCTAATATCAATCTTCCTTTCTCTGCTtcttcactttatctgatgagCTTTATGAATTGCTGTCTTTGTGGATTTTGATATTTTTGGCTTTTTTATTATGCTgggcttttttggctgttgtCTGATGTATTGTGCAGATTTGGATTTTCTTGGGCAATACCCAACTAAGTCagactcagagtaaacccactgagttaatgaagtccactgatttcaatgggtatactcaAAGTATGACTGACAATGAATATTGCCCATTGTACATATACTCTATTGTTGCAAGTCACtcttatttgggggtggggtggggatagagatttttataatgaatgaatgaatgaagtagGTTATTTTATTCTATAAACAAGGTGTAGGCAAGCTTTGGCTCTCCATatgtcactgaactacaactcccatcacagaggttccccacacctgctacaCAGAAACCAAACCAGGAAGAAAAACCATGCAATTTACACCGTTGACTGGAAACCCCAGCTTGCTGCTCCAGTGATCTGCCAAGACCTTCTCCTTGCCTCTGGCATGAAATCAACACAGCACCCTCCCTCTGTGTATCACGGAGaacggagggtgtgtgtgtgtgtattcgtgtgtgtgtgtcttgcctTGTCTCCGCCCACACCCGAGCACAAACCCAAGTGCCCCCCCTTAATGCACTCTTCCCTGCACTTCCCCTTCTGCATCCCTGAAGCCCACAGTTAAAATTGTTGCTTGCAGGCAGAGAGCAGCAGGGGCCATGGCATTCCAGCACCAGACAGCAAGGAACTTCCCTCTCCTATTCAAGAGAATGGCTGGCGGGGCTTCTTAATTACTTGCCTACGCAGAAAGGCAGTTTCGGATGGCAGGGGGCACTGCAGCCCAGCCAGACAAAGGCAGGAGCCAACCGCTGGGAAATGAACCAGGCCCTCTTCACGCTAGCACTGGAGGCAAGGAAAACCGccttttggaaaataaaactaaaaacaaacaagactGCACACTGCTTGCAAGGACAGGGCTTTCCTACCAGCATGGACTTGGATACGCCTTCTAAAAACTGAGACAGCGCTGGCACAATTCTAAGACTTAAAAATCAAGGGCAAAACCTGGATTCAGAGTTGGTTAAGCAACTGCCCAAAATACACTTGCTTAACCAAATACTGTCAAAGGGTACATTCACACATTACGTTTTCCGTATACACCGAAAGTGGTTTTGTTATCTTTGTTTCCAAGAGCGCAAACTGAAAAGCATTAACGGGTGAATGAAGCAGAAGTATTTGGGAAAGGATCTcatcagagagagaaagggagagaatcgCTTAAAGGCATCCGAAGAAGGAAGTCTTCACATACttctcagattttttttttactttttggggtggggtggggaggcagggcaGGAGGGAATTGGTTCCAAACTGAGGGGGGTCTAGCCAAAACTACTGATTTAAGGCAATGACATCACATGTTTTGCATTCAGTAAGTCCTCTCATGTCCCTGGCATCCAAATTCCAGTGTTGCCCCAGGAGGACTGATTCAAATAGCTCACAAATCACCCCACTTGGGGGAGGGAGCCTTCAGCAGCCCGCTACTGCACCATCTTGGCTCTCCCATCACCCTCAAACTCTAGGGATGAGTCCCTTGTAACATCTCTTGCTCAGCAGCTGCCCAGCAGCATGTGGCCACAGAATCGTGTCCCAATTCTAGATAGCTTTAATCGGAGTGGGGAGCCTCTCAAAGGCTGTGTCAGCCTTCTAAAGTTTTGGGATTGACTCTGGCCCTTTGCTGAGGCGGCATCTtccatagctcagttggcagagtcCACCGGGAGCtgcccaggaagctgccttgccctGTATGGAAAACTGCTACCACTTCACCAGTGAGAACAAGCTAGGTCTCAGGTTTCATCGCTGGCAACTCTGAACagaactgggaaagactcctAGTCTGAAACCTTGAGAGAGGTTCTGCCAGTCTGTAGAGACAACACTGAACTTGACGGCTCACTGGTCTGCTTTGGaagaaggcaccttcctatgaCCAGATGGCACGACAGCAGGAACTCCAGAATGATGGGTGGTGTGGTGTACGATTCCACAAGCGGATGCCGGCCTCCCTCCTGCCCAGCCCACCTGGTCCCCGGTCCTGTCTCCTCACCTCTAAAGTGCCTCTCTTGCTAGGGTTGAGGATGAGGAATTTTTTCAGCAGGTTCTCACAGTCCGTGGACATGTAGAAGGGGATCCGGTACTTCCCCCTCAAGACCCGTTCTCGCAGCTCCtgcagagggaaaggggagggaatGAGCAGCAATTCCACACGTAACTCAACTGCAGGTGCAGGGgagcctttgaccctccagatgttgcagaacaaCAATTCGCACTGGctacagcaagcatggccagtgaccaAGAGAgatagctcagcaacatctggagagcaaaagGCTCCCTATACCTGTTCTAAGGGAAGATGCCCTGATcctaacacacacatgcacagaagggaGTGGAGATACTGGAAGGCCCTGAAGCCTTTGGGTGGGCTCTGGTCCATTGCCGAGGCAACTTCTTCCACAGCTCAGTCTGACTGACACAACTGGGAATCCACAGAGGTTGTTCCCTCAATACTGGGACAGCCAGCCTCAAGTCGCAATTGTGCTGCCAACCCCTTGAAGCTGTAAACCATTCTCCTCGTTCTCCACAACTCCCTTACCTTGAGGTTCTGCCCATCGAAGGGCAGGGAGCCGCTGACCAGTGTGTAAAGGATAACCCCTAGGCTCCAGACGTCCACCTCGGGGCCGTCGTACTTCTTGCCCTGGAAAAGCTCAGGGGCAGCGTACGGGGGGCTCCCGCAGAAGGTGTCAAGCTTGTTGCCAAACGTGAACTCGTTGCTGAAACCGAAGTCTGCAATTTTAATGTTCATGTCGGCATCTAAGAGCAGGTTCTCTGCCTGCAAAGGGAGGCGAAAGGCAAGTCAGGCTGGGGAAGCCAACAGGCCAACAACACCACGTTTTACCTCCAACGGGAAATCCAGCATTTGCACAGGGTAAACACAGAGCTTTACAAACACAGAGCTTGCCCCAGGAGCGTTTTCAGCATTTATACTCACCTTCAAGTCTCTATGTACAATGAATTTTTGGTGACAGTACTGCACAGCAGAAACTATCTGGAAGACAAGAGGACAGCGGACAGAGAGGTCAGGGGGGAGGTTTGTGTTGCTTCATGACACACGCAATCCAGATGCAGTGCCCTTTAATCACAGTCCCCAGAAGTGCAGGAATCGATTTTCTGCAATGTATCCCCATATGCCTGTGGGCTGCGTGTGAATAATAGAACtgctggggggcgggggtggaatTACATGGATCTTCACCACAGAAAGCATCAAGCCCCACTTTCATATTTGCTGGGCAGCTGCTGAGGCCCTATAAACACTGTTTGCTTCCTGCAGTTCAAGAAGGGTGCAGCACCAACCTGTCGGAATTTTGCCCGTGCTTCTTTCTCTTTCATTCTTCCATGGGCTACTAAATAGTCGAACACCTCACCTGCAGGGGGCGCAAGAGGGAAGCATAATGTTACTTGGGAGTTTCGCTGAAAGCTTGTGTGTGTGCTGAGGTTGTGTGTGTGGGATGTCAGAGGAAAGGACTTAGAACATTGCCCTCCATCCTGTGCCTCctctaccccccacccccattttttgcCATCCCCGAGAATAACAAAACTCAGGAGCAGATTCCACTTGCGCCTGGAGGAGCAGAGCACACCAGTCCAGCTGCACTTTTCAGAAGTCTCAGCCA
This genomic interval carries:
- the MARK2 gene encoding serine/threonine-protein kinase MARK2 isoform X14 — its product is MSNSGRSPLPTLNERDTEQPALGHPESKPNTKSNMLRGRGPVTSADEQPHIGNYRLLKTIGKGNFAKVKLARHVLTGKEVAVKIIDKTQLNSSSLQKLFREVRIMKVLNHPNIVKLFEVIETEKTLYLVMEYASGGEVFDYLVAHGRMKEKEARAKFRQIVSAVQYCHQKFIVHRDLKAENLLLDADMNIKIADFGFSNEFTFGNKLDTFCGSPPYAAPELFQGKKYDGPEVDVWSLGVILYTLVSGSLPFDGQNLKELRERVLRGKYRIPFYMSTDCENLLKKFLILNPSKRGTLEQIMKDRWMNVGHEDDELKPYVEPLPDYKDPRRTELMISMGYTREEIQDSLVSQKYNEVMATYLLLGYKNSELDNDSITLKPRTQPELAKSTAPSPSHKVQRSVSANPKQRRLSDQVPTIPTSSSYSKKTQAANAENKRPEEEREAGRNKASSTVKVPASPLPSLERKKSTPTPSTNSVLSTSTNRSRNSPMLDRASLGQNSIQNGKDSTAPQRVPVASPSAHNISSALPERTNFPRGVSSRSTFHAGQLRQVRDQQNLPYGLTPASPSGNSQGRRGASGSIFSKFTSKFVRRNLSFRFARRPHMVGSSGDKERDENREAKPRSLRFTWSMKTTSSMEPNEMMKEIRKVLDANNCQCELQEKYMLLCMHGAPGHEAFVQWEMEVCKLPRLSLNGVRFKRISGTSMAFKNIASKIANELKL
- the MARK2 gene encoding serine/threonine-protein kinase MARK2 isoform X10, which codes for MSNSGRSPLPTLNERDTEQPALGHPESKPNTKSNMLRGRGPVTSADEQPHIGNYRLLKTIGKGNFAKVKLARHVLTGKEVAVKIIDKTQLNSSSLQKLFREVRIMKVLNHPNIVKLFEVIETEKTLYLVMEYASGGEVFDYLVAHGRMKEKEARAKFRQIVSAVQYCHQKFIVHRDLKAENLLLDADMNIKIADFGFSNEFTFGNKLDTFCGSPPYAAPELFQGKKYDGPEVDVWSLGVILYTLVSGSLPFDGQNLKELRERVLRGKYRIPFYMSTDCENLLKKFLILNPSKRGTLEQIMKDRWMNVGHEDDELKPYVEPLPDYKDPRRTGALTVSLLSLCVRAPFRCPAELMISMGYTREEIQDSLVSQKYNEVMATYLLLGYKNSELDNDSITLKPRTQPELAKSTAPSPSHKVQRSVSANPKQRRLSDQVPTIPTSSSYSKKTQAANAENKRPEEEREAGRNKASSTVKVPASPLPSLERKKSTPTPSTNSVLSTSTNRSRNSPMLDRASLGQNSIQNGKDSTAPQRVPVASPSAHNISSALPERTNFPRGVSSRSTFHAGQLRQVRDQQNLPYGLTPASPSGNSQGRRGASGSIFSKFTSKFVRRNLSFRFARRNLHEPESKDRVETLRPHMVGSSGDKERDENREAKPRSLRFTWSMKTTSSMEPNEMMKEIRKVLDANNCQCELQEKYMLLCMHGAPGHEAFVQWEMEVCKLPRLSLNGVRFKRISGTSMAFKNIASKIANELKL
- the MARK2 gene encoding serine/threonine-protein kinase MARK2 isoform X11; its protein translation is MSNSGRSPLPTLNERDTEQVAVKIIDKTQLNSSSLQKLFREVRIMKVLNHPNIVKLFEVIETEKTLYLVMEYASGGEVFDYLVAHGRMKEKEARAKFRQIVSAVQYCHQKFIVHRDLKAENLLLDADMNIKIADFGFSNEFTFGNKLDTFCGSPPYAAPELFQGKKYDGPEVDVWSLGVILYTLVSGSLPFDGQNLKELRERVLRGKYRIPFYMSTDCENLLKKFLILNPSKRGTLEQIMKDRWMNVGHEDDELKPYVEPLPDYKDPRRTGALTVSLLSLCVRAPFRCPAELMISMGYTREEIQDSLVSQKYNEVMATYLLLGYKNSELDNDSITLKPRTQPELAKSTAPSPSHKVQRSVSANPKQRRLSDQVPTIPTSSSYSKKTQAANAENKRPEEEREAGRNKASSTVKVPASPLPSLERKKSTPTPSTNSVLSTSTNRSRNSPMLDRASLGQNSIQNGKDSLTTPGSRASTASASAAVSSARPRQHQKSMSASVHPSKPALPPSDNNCEAQRPSTAPQRVPVASPSAHNISSALPERTNFPRGVSSRSTFHAGQLRQVRDQQNLPYGLTPASPSGNSQGRRGASGSIFSKFTSKFVRRNLSFRFARRNLHEPESKDRVETLRPHMVGSSGDKERDENREAKPRSLRFTWSMKTTSSMEPNEMMKEIRKVLDANNCQCELQEKYMLLCMHGAPGHEAFVQWEMEVCKLPRLSLNGVRFKRISGTSMAFKNIASKIANELKL
- the MARK2 gene encoding serine/threonine-protein kinase MARK2 isoform X13, which translates into the protein MSNSGRSPLPTLNERDTEQPALGHPESKPNTKSNMLRGRGPVTSADEQPHIGNYRLLKTIGKGNFAKVKLARHVLTGKEVAVKIIDKTQLNSSSLQKLFREVRIMKVLNHPNIVKLFEVIETEKTLYLVMEYASGGEVFDYLVAHGRMKEKEARAKFRQIVSAVQYCHQKFIVHRDLKAENLLLDADMNIKIADFGFSNEFTFGNKLDTFCGSPPYAAPELFQGKKYDGPEVDVWSLGVILYTLVSGSLPFDGQNLKELRERVLRGKYRIPFYMSTDCENLLKKFLILNPSKRGTLEQIMKDRWMNVGHEDDELKPYVEPLPDYKDPRRTELMISMGYTREEIQDSLVSQKYNEVMATYLLLGYKNSELDNDSITLKPRTQPELAKSTAPSPSHKVQRSVSANPKQRRLSDQVPTIPTSSSYSKKTQAANAENKRPEEEREAGRNKASSTVKVPASPLPSLERKKSTPTPSTNSVLSTSTNRSRNSPMLDRASLGQNSIQNGKDSTAPQRVPVASPSAHNISSALPERTNFPRGVSSRSTFHAGQLRQVRDQQNLPYGLTPASPSGNSQGRRGASGSIFSKFTSKFVRRNLHEPESKDRVETLRPHMVGSSGDKERDENREAKPRSLRFTWSMKTTSSMEPNEMMKEIRKVLDANNCQCELQEKYMLLCMHGAPGHEAFVQWEMEVCKLPRLSLNGVRFKRISGTSMAFKNIASKIANELKL
- the MARK2 gene encoding serine/threonine-protein kinase MARK2 isoform X15 — encoded protein: MSNSGRSPLPTLNERDTEQPALGHPESKPNTKSNMLRGRGPVTSADEQPHIGNYRLLKTIGKGNFAKVKLARHVLTGKEVAVKIIDKTQLNSSSLQKLFREVRIMKVLNHPNIVKLFEVIETEKTLYLVMEYASGGEVFDYLVAHGRMKEKEARAKFRQIVSAVQYCHQKFIVHRDLKAENLLLDADMNIKIADFGFSNEFTFGNKLDTFCGSPPYAAPELFQGKKYDGPEVDVWSLGVILYTLVSGSLPFDGQNLKELRERVLRGKYRIPFYMSTDCENLLKKFLILNPSKRGTLEQIMKDRWMNVGHEDDELKPYVEPLPDYKDPRRTELMISMGYTREEIQDSLVSQKYNEVMATYLLLGYKNSELDNDSITLKPRTQPELAKSTAPSPSHKVQRSVSANPKQRRLSDQVPTIPTSSSYSKKTQAANAENKRPEEEREAGRNKASSTVKVPASPLPSLERKKSTPTPSTNSVLSTSTNRSRNSPMLDRASLGQNSIQNGKDSTAPQRVPVASPSAHNISSALPERTNFPRGVSSRSTFHAGQLRQVRDQQNLPYGLTPASPSGNSQGRRGASGSIFSKFTSKFVRRPHMVGSSGDKERDENREAKPRSLRFTWSMKTTSSMEPNEMMKEIRKVLDANNCQCELQEKYMLLCMHGAPGHEAFVQWEMEVCKLPRLSLNGVRFKRISGTSMAFKNIASKIANELKL